The Odocoileus virginianus isolate 20LAN1187 ecotype Illinois chromosome 30, Ovbor_1.2, whole genome shotgun sequence genome window below encodes:
- the PIGV gene encoding GPI mannosyltransferase 2 isoform X1 — translation MWPLDPSRKEVLGFAVSCRVLTLVLQAVFNAIIPDHRAEAFSPPRLAPSGSVDQFVEGLLGGLSHWDAEHFLFVAEHGYLYEHNFAFFPGFPLVLLVGTELMRPLWGLLNLRSCLLISVALLNSLFSALAALALHDLGCLVLHCPRQAFYGALLFCLSPANVFLTAGYSEALFALLTFSAMGQLERGQSWTSGLFFALATGVRSNGLVNIGFLVHSQCQDFFSSLMVQNALRQLLKLMGSVFLSVFTLGLPFALFQYYAYTQFCLPGSAHPIPQPLLQLAIDQGYRTAEGNKPPWCSWELPLIYSYIQDVYWNVGFLRYYELKQVPNFLLASPMAVLVAWATWTYATTHPWLFLTLGMQRSKNKKTLEKPEPGFLSPRVFVYLVHAAALLLFGSLCMHVQVLTRFLCSSSPIVYWFSAHLLLDQEPLLRSLETVPGKPPAGDPPPGQKVPRNSIMGLLYNWKTCSLVTRCILGYFVTYWLLGLLLHCNWLPWT, via the exons GCTGTCTTCAATGCCATCATCCCAGACCATCGTGCAGAAGCCTTCTCTCCTCCTCGGCTCGCCCCCTCTGGCTCTGTGGACCAATTTGTGGAAGGTCTTCTGGGTGGCCTATCTCACTGGGATGCTGAACACTTCCTGTTCGTTGCCGAGCACGGCTACCTGTATGAGCACAACTTTGCCTTCTTCCCTGGTTTCCCCCTGGTCCTGTTGGTGGGAACTGAATTGATGAGACCCCTGTGGGGGTTACTGAACCTACGGAGTTGCCTGCTCATCTCAGTAGCACTGCTCAATTCCTTGTTTTCCGCGCTGGCTGCACTTGCACTTCACGACCTGGGCTGTTTGGTTTTGCACTGTCCCCGCCAGGCCTTTTATGGAGCACTGCTCTTCTGCCTCAGCCCTGCCAATGTCTTCCTGACTGCTGGTTACTCAGAAGCCTTATTTGCTCTCCTGACATTCAGCGCCATGGGGCAGCTGGAAAGGGGCCAAAGCTGGACTAGTGGACTCTTTTTTGCCCTTGCCACTGGTGTACGCTCCAATGGGCTAGTCAACATTGGCTTCCTCGTACATTCTCAGTGCCAAGACTTTTTCTCATCTCTCATGGTGCAGAATGCTCTGAGACAGCTCTTGAAGCTGATGGGTTCTGTGTTCCTGTCAGTGTTCACACTCGGCCTTCCCTTTGCCCTCTTTCAGTATTACGCCTATACCCAGTTCTGTCTGCCAGGCTCAGCCCACCCCATTCCTCAGCCCTTGCTGCAATTAGCTATAGACCAGGGCTACCGAACTGCAGAGGGAAACAAGCCGCCTTGGTGCTCCTGGGAACTTCCCCTAATATACAGCTACATCCAGGATGTCTATTGGAATGTTGGCTTTTTGAGATACTATGAACTCAAGCAGGTGCCCAATTTTCTACTGGCTTCACCAATGGCTGTATTGGTTGCCTGGGCAACTTGGACATACGCGACCACCCACCCTTGGCTCTTCCTTACACTTGGGATGCAAAGGAGCAAGAACAAAAAGACCCTAGAGAAGCCTGAACCTGGATTCCTCAGTCCTCGGGTGTTTGTGTACCTGGTCCACGCTGCAGCGCTGCTGCTGTTTGGCAgtctgtgcatgcatgttcag GTTCTCACCAGGTTTTTATGCTCCTCCAGTCCTATTGTGTACTGGTTTTCAGCTCACTTGCTTCTGGATCAAGAACCACTGCTAAGATCCCTAGAGACTGTGCCTGGGAAGCCTCCTGCAGGGGACCCCCCACCAGGACAAAAGGTCCCCAGAAACTCTATCATGGGACTCTTGTACAACTGGAAAACTTGTTCTCTGGTCACACGATGCATTTTAGGCTACTTCGtgacttactggctcttgggacTACTCCTCCATTGCAACTGGCTGCCTTGGACATAA